A stretch of the Theileria equi strain WA chromosome 1, complete sequence genome encodes the following:
- a CDS encoding hypothetical protein (encoded by transcript BEWA_032830A), with the protein MKLLVFIASSVLIFRYNAFYIKYTTNEGLLFRPSLRHVASSYHGWSFIRSITLNSHYSPGKREVDAFRDTHNLESFGKSKKERPLAVKALKDSQTSDSFTDCDSIPSDSSDDSQEQLYNDGITNKHKELQLKKLRDELIALDSDTSLREFYIKGHGPGGQKINKSTICVQLVYSSGSTDKKIVVRCKKHRQLLLNRIEATTILLNKLKDLKRRQMIEVLEEQGKEDRRILKLSEADKGRKRIIKEIRSIKKIQRRKVMPSDFD; encoded by the coding sequence ATGAAACTTTTGGTTTTTATCGCATCATCTGTGCTAATTTTCCGTTACAACGCAttttatatcaaatataCTACAAACGAGGGATTACTATTTCGACCTTCTTTGAGACATGTTGCGTCCAGTTATCATGGTTGGTCATTTATTCGTTCTATTACGCTAAATTCACATTATTCCCCAGGTAAAAGAGAAGTAGATGCATTTAGAGATACACATAACCTAGAGTCATTCGGTAAAAGTAAAAAAGAGCGGCCTTTGGCCGTTAAAGCTCTCAAGGATTCACAGACCTCAGATAGTTTCACAGATTGTGATTCCATTCCCTCTGACTCCTCGGACGACTCACAAGAACAGTTATACAACGATGGAATCACTAATAAACACAAGGAACTGCAGTTGAAAAAGCTAAGAGATGAACTGATAGCACTGGATTCCGACACATCCTTACGCGAATTCTACATCAAAGGACATGGACCAGGTGGTCAGAAGATTAATAAATCAACTATTTGTGTTCAACTTGTGTACTCTTCAGGGAGCACAGATAAGAAGATTGTTGTCCGTTGCAAAAAACATAGACAGCTATTACTGAATAGGATAGAAGCAACAACCATACTTTTGAATAAACTGAAGGATTTAAAAAGAAGACAAATGATTGAAGTTTTGGAAGAACAAGGGAAAGAAGACAGGAGAATACTAAAACTGTCCGAAGCTGATAAGGGACGCAAGAGAATTATTAAGGAGATCAGGTCAATCAAGAAAATACAAAGGAGAAAGGTTATGCCAAGTGATTTTGATTAG
- a CDS encoding hypothetical protein (encoded by transcript BEWA_032840A) has protein sequence MSSDLEDNPKRHKPNPEDDQEGSEDEQQVEADFLFNDPSEEDKDGILTLIQGSMKKFSWEVPQKYGSSYSYLAELISNQGNIGTLIKVEDEESSYVMAVLTLLNINQYDGLDGIGKSLIAAAKVHGAKDDSKKLQDILSDKKNQIALVINERMHNVPAQLIGQFQECLQDDIKWSLSSVDEEEEREFYKFTHLIGITRVYMESGKGKEGEYVYLKPEEQFYVEEATVKFMWATGESNKIYTDANETGKKFKILPEHALFFCVPFSRYASIVKKIAKTFK, from the exons ATGAGTTCAGATTTGGAGGATAATCCAAAGAGGCATAAGCCAAACCCAGAAGATGACCAAGAG GGCtctgaagatgaacagCAAGTGGAAGCAGACTTCCTCTTCAACGATCCAAGTGAAGAAGACAAGGACGGAATCTTGACCCTCATACAGGGTTCCATGAAAAAGTTCAGCTGGGAAGTCCCCCAAAAGTATGGAAGCAGCTATTCGTACCTCGCCGAACTCATTTCTAACCAAGGAAATATTGGCACGCTTATCAAGGTCGAGGATGAGGAAAGCTCCTACGTCATGGCTGTGCTTACGCTTCTTAACATTAACCAATATGATGGTCTGGATGGCATAGGCAAATCACTAATCGCAGCCGCAAAAGTCCATGGTGCCAAAGACGATTCAAAAAAGCTACAAGACATTTTATCGGACAAAAAGAACCAGATCGCCCTGGTTATCAATGAGCGCATGCATAATGTTCCTGCGCAGCTCATCGGACAGTTTCAGGAGTGCCTACAGGACGACATCAAGTGGTCACTCTCTTCTGTGGAcgaagaggaagaaagaGAATTCTACAAGTTCACGCACCTCATTGGAATCACGAGAGTCTACATGGAATCTGGAAAAGGCAAAGAGGGGGAATATGTATATCTAAAGCCGGAAGAGCAGTTTTACGTGGAAGAAGCAACTGTAAAGTTCATGTGGGCTACTGGGGAGTCAAACAAGATCTACACAGACGCAAACGAAACGGGAAAAAAGTTCAAGATACTCCCAGAGCATGCGCTATTCTTCTGCGTTCCATTCAGTAGATATGCCTCCATCGTAAAGAAGATTGCAAAGACATTCAAATGA
- a CDS encoding hypothetical protein (encoded by transcript BEWA_032850A), which produces MSGEEGNEATGVQYNGRHKSARELSFLKEEDLVKNVDFDSFLDQSMASDDNSNSILNYFNKCDNIDSPVRLETSENGLAGFASLKTKTFDNNFRDLHDLKRENELLTLSKRYLYSKLYTPKLEALQKLVEPGAYPGSRVPFGRDVNRNTHIHSSSTSKAQRKVLGRTTTHFTLDPNFMDTSTDTRTEDLEVSSDFVGDSTSMFKGNVASFEDSTLAPDLSESDTDRMSTKRPSVEFDAFSTLPEKRIHTSKISQAQKNTQNVITLMSNHVNVNGVKKKRVQIPQSAYKRAHTGGDESSNKIVLKLVDSEESPKSLAEKIECCLDNIVDSIELYGTEIVNPEIILESLEAIRPQSMDKEVFDLLCLKPIGMSGEEFSNLMSNYGGEEFINQLQNFNAVNTNAMGQVLDPEHEILKELNRLGRIHKKLINEHTYYTNVFARLKENFASQVEDLLQTTRQDLRLEGGYSYLQWGRIKNITSWKQGDPIIREKGFAQDMASKNKIKTLQRMEEAFGSNIKTCVDSPISHIPMEEGQYIYFIKSLQDVEEKEQEAFQLQVRRDRLQTIAEFTVAGPPYKPEDCLAWKCIGLSCNSIVWKMYNTAECRPIVYKFRALKESDSRTIETLKKMYNTAFEKIKGLKFKLSKRRQILFSSSVNIKGNMIIEEMPFVNYTPFFLFMEKSMQLNSNEKFAHTQVVVREIVRLVNQIKDLNFILPLKSSRVFVSSGKIVLSAGVPLSILGKEYIDLAGKIAQPTIASLLWGKHINWYLPPEANNNPAYTTDPTLISKAHTWMIGKIIYEATSPTTITRQELDISRIDTCENDVTREFLKICLNVNVDARPTIEELLSFPYMRRIKINYGTLVPTNVPKSRCAVEFMGDLETILLNKIRRTEKGVADYEQQEEVDIKFCDSDDDNLGSLNDIDKYAYYLNIANEIS; this is translated from the exons ATGAGCGGTGAAGAGGGCAATGAAGCTACAGGTGTGCAGTATAACGGCAGGCATAAATCTGCCAGGGAACTCTCATTCCTCAAGGAGGAAGATTTGGTGAAAAACGTCGATTTCGACTCGTTTTTGGACCAATCAATGGCATCTGATGATAACAGTAACTCGATTCTCAACTATTTTAACAAATGTGACAACATCGACTCTCCAGTTAGGTTGGAGACTTCAGAGAATGGACTGGCGGGCTTTGCTTCCCTAAAGACAAAGACCTTTGACAACAATTTTAGGGATCTGCATGACCTAAAACGCGAAAATGAGCTCCTCACACTCTCAAAACGGTACCTTTACAGCAAACTCTATACACCAAAGTTGGAAGCTCTGCAGAAACTTGTAGAGCCGGGGGCTTATCCTGGCTCCAGAGTTCCCTTTGGAAGAGATGTGAACCGGAATACCCATATCCATAGTTCTTCAACCTCAAAAGCACAGAGAAAAGTGCTTGGTCGCACAACTACACATTTCACACTTGACCCGAACTTTATGGATACAAGTACTGACACCAGGACAGAAGACCTGGAGGTGTCATCCGACTTTGTAGGAGACTCTACATCCATGTTCAAGGGGAATGTTGCATCCTTTGAAGATTCTACACTGGCTCCTGATCTTTCGGAATCAGATACTGATCGGATGTCTACCAAACGACCAAGTGTTGAGTTTGATGCGTTTTCTACTCTCCCAGAAAAACGTATACATACAAGTAAAATCTCACAAGCCCAAAAAAATACTCAAAACGTAATAACACTGATGTCAAATCATGTTAATGTTAATGGAGTAAAAAAGAAGCGCGTTCAGATTCCACAATCTGCCTACAAGAGAGCCCATACGGGAGGTGATGAAAGCTCCAACAAAATTGTACTAAAGCTAGTGGATTCAGAAGAATCGCCGAAAAGTCTTGCAGAAAAGATTGAATGCTGTCTGGACAATATCGTAGATTCCATAGAATTATATGGTACAGAAATTGTAAATCCAGAGATTATTCTGGAATCCCTAGAAGCTATACGTCCGCAATCAATGGATAAGGAGGTCTTTGACTTGCTATGCCTAAAGCCAATTGGAATGAGTGGTGAAGAATTTTCAAATCTAATGAGCAACTATGGCGGAGAAGAATTTATAAACCAActccaaaactttaatGCCGTAAATACAAACGCTATGGGACAAGTCCTGGATCCAGAACACgaaatattaaaagaaCTAAATAGGTTGGGAAGAATACACAAGAAACTAATTAATGAACATACCTACTATACTAATGTTTTTGCAAGGCTCAAGGAGAACTTTGCGTCACAGGTGGAAGATCTCCTGCAAACAACACGACAAGATCTCAGGCTAGAAGGTGGTTATTCATATCTACAATGgggaagaataaaaaacATTACATCGTGGAAACAAGGCGATCCTATCATACGAGAAAAGGGCTTTGCTCAGGATATGGCATCAAAAAACAAGATAAAGACGCTACAGAGGATGGAAGAAGCGTTCGGATCAAATATAAAGACTTGTGTGGATTCTCCAATTTCACATATTCCAATGGAAGAAGGGCAATACATCTACTTTATAAAGTCGCTGCAAGACGTAGAAGAGAAGGAACAAGAGGCATTCCAGCTACAAGTGCGTAGGGACAGGCTACAAACTATCGCTGAGTTTACG GTTGCTGGACCACCATACAAACCAGAAGACTGTCTAGCATGGAAGTGCATAGGACTCTCCTGCAATTCGATAGTATGGAAGATGTATAATACGGCAGAGTGCCGTCCCATTGTGTACAAGTTTAGAGCCCTAAAAGAATCTGATTCTCGAACGATTGAAACTCTAaaaaaaatgtataatacGGCGTTTGAAAAGATTAAAGGACTAAAGTTTAAACTCTCAAAGAGGCGTCAAATTCTCTTTTCCAGCAGTGTGAACATCAAGGGTAACATGATTATAGAGGAAATGCCTTTTGTCAACTACACGCCATTCTTTTTGTTCATGGAAAAATCTATGCAATTGAACTCCAACGAAAAGTTTGCTCATACTCAGGTGGTAGTGAGAGAAATAGTCCGCTTGGTTAACCAGATAAAAGATCTGaactttattcttcctctgaAATCTAGCAGAGTATTTGTCAGCAGTGGGAAAATTGTTCTTTCAGCGGGGGTGCCACTTTCTATCCTTGGCAAAGAGTACATTGATCTTGCTGGGAAAATCGCACAACCAACAATCGCCAGTCTTCTTTGGGGAAAACACATAAACTG GTATCTACCTCCAGAAGCAAACAATAATCCTGCATATACGACTGATCCAACACTGATATCAAAGGCACATACGTGGATGATTGGGAAGATTATATACGAGGCAACATCTCCAACGACAATCACCAGGCAGGAATTGGATATTTCTCGCATAGACACATGCGAAAATGATGTCACCAGAGAGTTTCTCAAAATCTGCCTAAACGTGAATGTAGACGCAAGACCAACGATAGAGGAGCTTTTAAGCTTCCCATACATGAGGAGGATAAAGATAAATTACG GAACCCTGGTGCCAACAAACGTTCCGAAATCTCGGTGTGCAGTCGAGTTCATGGGCGATCTCGAGACTATTCTCCTCAACAAGATCCGCCGTACTGAAAAGGGTGTTGCTGACTATGAACAGCAGGAGGAAGTCGACATCAAGTTTTGTGACAGTGACG ACGACAATCTCGGCTCCCTAAACGATATAGACAAGTATGCCTACTATCTTAACATCGCAAACGAAATTTCTTAA
- a CDS encoding DEAD box ATP-dependent RNA helicase family member protein (encoded by transcript BEWA_032820A): MGKPSDLLLCYSIILWLIRCTSLPIILLFTATHVSGTRNILKVHAAFIHGYSLVRDREHGRPNFDRNLYKAIPSKADNVASNEHEDSEEQSMKKKVHTSDTHRELRRTSKVVNSLLDRFGISNNLSNRRMRNNYSNKSSENRPDNTQYFNTENNGQGQRTNRAKYDERVYRNKPKTEFMDNDLHKEQNQYNYGSTKRWNNFKDNSRPNAPKQNVEITQSDMESIPLLTPGIRDISSVGGNLAENKLIMEMQKKGFCGIVDPNSLFSLSHNVFDNSGSTFESIGIYDKSLLGVLNSHGITKPTITQKKNIPRLIDMFKSQSSKGLETCFINAVTGSGKTLAYLLPIMQHCLNSKIPLQSLDEPDYKAKLMSFFHQNIIIFCTSAELSIQTRDVFNRIYSTYESIRKKKDASIDLNRDHKSLFSSICSDILDKNKESPLNEMDVTTHIVPIVLFTQANAANQGSQLKSLQKQQNEDMHNAMDMISQKDKSKPINRRVGLFLADFKRAHLLAFVKRVLSINDIKYAVIDEYDGHICYKKDRDTADIEEGRNINEVIQKFKSYRKYNDKDTESDSRFLINLSASNIRDNTPYIIRDMFKDGKDNDATYTGYKCPSLPDTILHTVIIIRRDSQLYTLKRLLCTEPYEKSVMIFCSTPRCSEFLHHNLPRIIKDTNIDLINKHQGRLRQKNQFMKVMQKNIQNTLESIDKETGGGENKESVKSTRFVKNILISDSRIARGIDLSGFTHLINYDVPHDINFYLHLSGRIGRAGNPGIVINMVEHRLLPAFTRAIANRLPKKVYNLDFHRRYLCIKAN; the protein is encoded by the exons atgGGTAAACCTTCAGATTTACTCTTGTGCTATTCAATCATTTTATGGTTGATAAGATGCACTAGCCTTCCAATTATCCTCCTTTTTACTGCTACACACGTGTCAGGAACgagaaatattttaaaagttcACGCAGCTTTTATCCATGGATATTCACTGGTAAGAGATAGAGAACATGGCAGGCCTAACTTTGATAGGAATTTATATAAAGCAATTCCCAGTAAAGCTGATAATGTGGCCTCAAATGAACACGAAGATTCGGAGGAACAATCGATGAAGAAAAAAGTTCACACTAGCGATACACATAGAGAGCTTCGTAGAACCTCTAAGGTAGTAAACTCACTCCTTGATAGATTTGGGATATCAAACAACCTATCTAAcagaagaatgagaaaCAATTATTCCAACAAGTCAAGTGAGAATAGACCTGACAATACGCAATATTTTAATACAGAAAACAATGGACAAGGTCAAAGAACGAATAGAgcaaaatatgatgaaaGAGTCTACAGAAATAAACCTAAAACGGAATTTATGGATAACGATTTACATAAAGAACAAAATCAATACAATTATGGATCCACGAAGAGGTGGAATAACTTTAAAGATAATAGTAGGCCAAACGCACCTAAACAAAATGTAGAGATAACTCAGAGTGATATGGAATCCATTCCACTTTTAACTCCTGGGATACGTGATATCTCATCTGTTGGAGGTAATCTGGCGGAAAACAAATTAATCATGGAAATGCAGAAAAAAGGATTTTGCGGAATCGTTGACCCAAATTCTTTGTTCAGTTTATCTCACAATGTCTTTGATAATAGTGGCTCCACATTTGAATCGATTGGTATTTATGATAAATCTCTACTAGGCGTATTGAATTCCCATGGAATTACCAAGCCAACGATAACCCAAAAAAAAAACATTCCGAGATTGATTGATATGTTTAAGTCACAAAGTTCTAAAGGTCTAGAAACATGTTTCATAAATGCAGTCACAGGGTCTGGAAAAACCCTGGCATACCTATTACCTATAATGCAGCATTGTCTAAACAGCAAAATACCATTGCAATCTCTAGATGAGCCTGACTACAAAGCCAAACTTATGtcatttttccatcaaaatatcataATCTTTTGCACATCCGCAGAGCTCTCTATTCAAACTCGCGATGTATTTAATAGGATATACAGCACATATGAGAGTATTAGGAAGAAAAAAGATGCTAGCATAGATTTAAATCGGGATCATAAATCACTCTTTTCCTCAATATGTTCAGATATACTAGATAAGAATAAAGAGTCCCCTCTAAATGAAATGGACGTAACAACTCATATTGTTCCTATAGTGCTATTCACCCAGGCGAATGCAGCAAATCAGGGATCTCAACTTAAATCTTTACAAAAACAGCAAAATGAAGATATGCACAACGCCATGGACATGATATCTCAAAAAGACAAAAGTAAACCTATTAACCGTAGAGTTGGATTGTTTCTTGCGGATTTTAAGAGGGCACACCTTCTCGCTTTTGTCAAGCGCGTTTTAAGCATTAATGATATAAAGTATGCCGTTATTGATGAGTATGACGGACACATTTGTTATAAAAAAGATCGTGATACTGCCGACATAGAAGAAGGGAGGAATATCAACGAAGTTATACAGAAATTTAAATCTTATAGAAAATACAATGACAAAGATACAGAATCTGATTCTCGTTTCCTCATAAATCTCTCTGCATCAAACATTAGGGATAATACACCATACATCATTAGAGATATGTTTAAGGACGGTAAAGATAATGATGCTACATACACTGGGTACAAGTGCCCTAGTCTTCCAGATACAATTCTGCATACTGTGATCATCATTCGACGGGATTCTCAACTGTACACATTGAAAAGACTTCTATGCACAGAACCATACGAGAAATCAGTCATGATATTCTGCTCTACACCT AGGTGCTCCGAATTCCTCCATCACAATCTTCCTAGGATAATAAAAGACACAAATATTGATTTGATCAATAAACATCAGGGCAGATTGAGGCAGAAGAATCAATTCATGAAAGTCATGCAAAAGAACATCCAAAATACGCTGGAAAGTATTGACAAGGAAACTGGTGGAGGAGAGAACAAGGAATCTGTAAAGTCCACGAGATTTGTGAAAAATATCCTCATTTCCGATTCTCGGATTGCCAGGGGCATTGACCTGAGCGGGTTTACTCATTTGATCAATTATGACGTTCCACACG ATATAAatttttatctccatctaAGCGGAAGGATCGGCAGAGCTGGAAATCCAGGCATCGTCATTAATATGGTAGAGCATAGACTACTTCCGGCGTTCACAAGGGCAATAGCAAACAGATTACCAAAGAAGGTATACAACTTGGACTTTCACAGAAGATATTTGTGTATCAAAGCAAATTGA